Proteins encoded in a region of the Mycobacterium branderi genome:
- a CDS encoding TetR/AcrR family transcriptional regulator, with translation MAGSTPPSSSLRAQQVAQTRDALVRAGRELFGQKGFRETSVEDLARAAGVTTGALYHHFPTKTALFEAVFEQAHTELITAAVEAAQDASADLDELAHGFEAFLDAVLEPHLQRILILDGPAVLGLARYTELDERYAFAVIVEALRAATEAGALRVDDPETVTRLLLGALTRGAMLIANSPDPVRTRHAVAQSMRALLKGFAPQ, from the coding sequence ATGGCTGGATCGACACCGCCGTCGTCGTCGCTGCGCGCCCAGCAAGTTGCGCAGACGCGGGACGCACTGGTGCGTGCGGGCCGGGAGTTGTTCGGCCAGAAGGGCTTTCGTGAAACGTCAGTGGAAGACCTGGCACGCGCCGCCGGCGTCACCACCGGCGCGCTATACCACCACTTCCCCACCAAGACGGCGCTGTTCGAGGCCGTGTTCGAGCAAGCACACACCGAGCTGATCACCGCGGCTGTGGAAGCTGCCCAGGACGCATCCGCCGACCTCGACGAGCTCGCCCACGGTTTCGAGGCATTCCTGGACGCGGTGCTGGAACCGCACTTGCAGCGCATCCTGATCCTCGACGGGCCCGCGGTGCTGGGGCTGGCGCGCTACACCGAGCTCGACGAGCGCTACGCCTTCGCGGTCATCGTCGAGGCGCTGCGGGCCGCGACCGAAGCCGGCGCGCTGCGGGTCGACGATCCCGAGACCGTGACCCGGCTGCTGCTGGGCGCTCTGACGCGCGGCGCGATGCTGATCGCGAACTCTCCGGATCCGGTCCGGACGCGGCACGCGGTGGCGCAATCCATGCGTGCGCTGCTGAAAGGCTTTGCACCACAGTGA
- a CDS encoding maleylpyruvate isomerase mycothiol-dependent enzyme family protein: MKPAPALAGPVDEVRRADAEARAALAAAVARSVELWRGIDNPDARVPGLRWTAAETAAHVVGDMREYTDALTRQVRGDVEREAIPTGSPATLRTAVNDRHLVDVAERDPRRLAGMLQETAEHYLAAAAAVDHTAIVTADSLVLEPAFMTCLLLGEQLVHGLDIARATGRAWTIGRDDALRVVPAALALAPNYLRQSRTRGMHATFELRMRGGGRYRIAVDDGTAVVSAAGEKADCVITADPVTFLLIGFGRVSQWPQIIRGRLLAGGRKPWLAAKFGTLLASP; the protein is encoded by the coding sequence ATGAAACCTGCCCCCGCACTGGCCGGGCCCGTCGACGAGGTGCGGCGTGCGGACGCAGAAGCCCGAGCGGCCCTGGCCGCAGCAGTCGCCCGCAGCGTCGAGTTGTGGCGCGGTATCGACAATCCCGACGCACGCGTGCCCGGGTTGCGGTGGACCGCCGCCGAGACCGCCGCACATGTGGTCGGCGACATGCGCGAATACACCGACGCGCTGACCCGCCAGGTGCGCGGAGATGTCGAGCGCGAGGCGATCCCGACCGGATCACCGGCGACGTTGCGGACCGCGGTCAACGATCGCCACCTCGTCGATGTCGCCGAGCGTGACCCACGTCGGCTGGCCGGCATGCTCCAGGAAACCGCCGAGCATTATCTGGCCGCAGCGGCGGCCGTCGACCACACCGCGATCGTCACCGCCGACAGCCTTGTCCTGGAACCGGCGTTCATGACGTGTTTGTTGCTGGGCGAGCAATTGGTCCACGGGCTGGACATCGCGCGGGCAACGGGGCGGGCATGGACGATCGGCCGCGACGACGCCCTGCGGGTGGTACCCGCCGCGCTGGCGCTGGCACCGAATTACTTGCGGCAGTCGCGAACTCGGGGCATGCACGCTACCTTCGAACTGCGGATGCGCGGCGGCGGCCGGTACCGGATCGCGGTCGACGACGGCACTGCCGTCGTTTCCGCGGCCGGTGAGAAGGCCGACTGCGTCATCACCGCCGACCCGGTCACGTTCCTGCTGATCGGCTTCGGCCGAGTGTCGCAGTGGCCGCAAATCATCCGGGGCAGGCTGCTCGCCGGCGGCCGCAAGCCCTGGCTGGCCGCCAAGTTCGGCACTCTGCTGGCCAGCCCGTGA
- a CDS encoding molybdopterin-dependent oxidoreductase has protein sequence MELEQGYRTEVHKAHDVVDVENYGGGFDLTRRATAPKLRVGRDKWFNLMWLIPIGFALLVAGVAIGKGLYHTPAVRDFVERYPGSDPSGVIPGMPAWVGWTHFFNLFMMMFIIRTGIQILCDHPRLYFSRNSTPGKDEWLRVGPPVPDDEYWTANADTVALPPQFGLPGFRHSIGLARWWHLGVDVLWLLNGAVFYVLLFTTGQWRHIVPTSWDVFPNAASVAIQYLSLHWPTDNGWEAYNGMQLLAYFTTVFIAAPAALITGLGMSPALSQRLTIISKRLNIQIARSLHFLVLVYFLFFILVHVTLVFATDALRNLNHMFAARDDNGWAGFLVFTVAMLVTAVAWVWATPFTIRHPRVVQRVGYALIGPFQRLLENLNPKPGAFTEEDISPHHWRNGRLPETVEYKELEKNDFRDWRLKVYGLVENPMEFSLEDLKALPYHDQITQHFCIQAWSGVAKWGGVQMKTIMDIVKPLPEAKWVVFYSMGLGATGGIYYNAHPIDQMWHHMSMLAYNMNDQPLPYMHGKPLRLRNELQHGFKQVKWIKGIEFVEHYSEIGSGYGGYSEDHKYFGRHQTL, from the coding sequence ATGGAGCTGGAGCAGGGCTACCGCACCGAGGTGCACAAGGCCCACGACGTCGTCGATGTGGAGAACTACGGCGGCGGATTCGACCTCACCCGGCGCGCCACCGCGCCGAAGCTGCGGGTGGGCCGCGACAAGTGGTTCAACCTGATGTGGCTGATTCCGATCGGCTTCGCGCTGCTGGTCGCCGGGGTGGCGATCGGCAAGGGCCTCTACCACACGCCCGCGGTGCGGGACTTCGTCGAGCGATACCCCGGTTCGGACCCGTCCGGTGTCATCCCCGGCATGCCGGCCTGGGTCGGATGGACCCACTTCTTCAACCTGTTCATGATGATGTTCATCATCCGGACGGGCATCCAGATTCTCTGCGATCACCCGCGGTTGTACTTCAGCCGCAACTCCACGCCCGGCAAGGACGAGTGGCTGCGGGTCGGCCCGCCGGTCCCGGACGACGAGTACTGGACCGCCAACGCCGACACCGTCGCCCTGCCCCCGCAATTCGGGCTGCCCGGCTTCCGGCACTCCATCGGGCTGGCCCGCTGGTGGCATCTCGGTGTGGACGTGCTGTGGCTGCTCAACGGCGCGGTGTTCTATGTCTTGCTGTTCACCACCGGACAGTGGCGCCACATCGTGCCGACCAGTTGGGACGTCTTCCCCAACGCCGCGTCGGTGGCCATCCAGTACCTGTCGCTGCACTGGCCGACCGACAACGGGTGGGAGGCCTACAACGGCATGCAGTTGCTGGCGTACTTCACCACCGTCTTCATCGCCGCACCGGCCGCGCTGATCACTGGGCTCGGCATGTCGCCGGCACTCTCGCAGCGCCTCACCATCATCAGCAAGCGGCTGAACATTCAGATCGCCCGCTCACTGCACTTCCTGGTGCTGGTCTACTTCCTGTTCTTCATCCTCGTGCACGTCACGCTGGTGTTCGCCACCGACGCGCTGCGCAACCTCAACCACATGTTCGCCGCCCGCGACGACAACGGTTGGGCGGGCTTTTTGGTGTTCACCGTGGCGATGCTGGTGACGGCGGTCGCCTGGGTGTGGGCCACGCCGTTCACCATCCGGCACCCGCGCGTGGTGCAGAGGGTCGGATATGCGTTGATCGGGCCGTTCCAGCGGCTGCTGGAAAATCTCAACCCGAAGCCCGGCGCGTTCACCGAGGAAGACATCTCGCCGCATCACTGGCGTAACGGCCGGCTGCCGGAGACCGTCGAATACAAGGAGCTGGAGAAGAACGACTTCCGGGATTGGCGGCTAAAGGTTTACGGGCTCGTCGAAAACCCGATGGAGTTCTCCCTCGAGGATTTGAAGGCGCTGCCCTACCACGACCAGATCACCCAGCACTTTTGCATCCAGGCCTGGTCGGGTGTCGCCAAATGGGGTGGCGTGCAGATGAAGACGATCATGGACATCGTCAAGCCGCTGCCCGAGGCCAAGTGGGTGGTGTTCTACTCGATGGGCCTGGGCGCCACCGGTGGGATCTACTACAACGCGCATCCCATCGACCAGATGTGGCACCACATGTCGATGCTGGCCTACAACATGAACGACCAGCCGCTGCCCTACATGCACGGCAAGCCGCTGCGGTTGCGCAACGAGCTGCAGCACGGCTTCAAGCAGGTGAAGTGGATCAAGGGCATCGAGTTCGTCGAGCACTACTCCGAAATCGGTAGCGGCTACGGCGGTTACAGCGAAGACCACAAGTACTTCGGGCGCCACCAGACGCTTTAG
- a CDS encoding aminotransferase class I/II-fold pyridoxal phosphate-dependent enzyme, with protein MDHSQAPLLDAVADYHRLDRYGFSPPGHRQGRGADERVLAVLGREPFRDDVLASGGLDDWRSSGGYLSDAESLMADAVGASTAFFSTCGSSLSVRAAMMAVAGGSDAGLLVPRDSHKSIVGGLIFSGLQPRWITPRWDTERHLSHPPSPERVAGAWEEHPDAAGALIVSPSPYGTCADLAKIAEICHERGKPLIVDEAWGAHLPFHPDLPTWAMDAGADVCVVSVHKMGAGFEQGSVYHVQGDLVDPDRLSACADQLMTTSPNVLIYAALDGWRRQMVQHGHELLSAALDLAADVRDRIARIPDVVVLEDELLGVEASHDLDRLQVLVDVSATGTSGYQARDWLREHRYLDVGLADHRRILATLSFADDQRSADRLVDALAAWREAVDSFARPPQVRLPTPDELQLENVMLPRDAFFGPTELVAAQKAAGRIAAEQITPYPPGIPVVVPGERLNDAVIEFLRTGLHAGMPLPDCADPQLQQIRVVA; from the coding sequence ATGGACCATAGCCAGGCGCCGCTTCTGGACGCTGTGGCCGACTATCACCGGCTCGACCGGTACGGCTTCAGCCCGCCCGGTCACCGGCAGGGCCGCGGCGCCGACGAGCGGGTACTGGCGGTGCTGGGCCGCGAGCCGTTCCGGGACGACGTGCTGGCCAGCGGCGGGCTGGACGACTGGCGTTCCTCCGGCGGGTATCTGTCCGACGCCGAGTCCCTGATGGCCGACGCCGTCGGGGCGTCGACGGCGTTCTTCTCGACGTGCGGCAGTTCGCTGTCCGTCAGGGCGGCGATGATGGCGGTGGCCGGCGGATCGGACGCGGGCCTGCTGGTGCCGCGGGACAGCCACAAGTCGATCGTCGGCGGGTTGATCTTTTCCGGTCTGCAGCCGCGGTGGATCACCCCGCGGTGGGATACCGAACGCCACCTTTCGCACCCGCCGTCGCCGGAGCGGGTCGCCGGCGCGTGGGAGGAGCATCCCGACGCCGCGGGCGCGTTGATCGTCAGTCCGTCGCCCTACGGCACCTGCGCGGACCTCGCGAAGATCGCGGAGATCTGCCACGAGCGGGGCAAGCCGTTGATCGTCGACGAGGCGTGGGGCGCGCATCTGCCGTTTCATCCCGACCTGCCGACGTGGGCGATGGATGCCGGCGCCGACGTCTGCGTGGTCAGCGTGCACAAGATGGGGGCCGGCTTCGAACAGGGTTCGGTCTATCACGTGCAAGGGGATTTGGTGGATCCCGACCGGCTTTCGGCGTGCGCGGACCAGCTGATGACCACCAGCCCTAACGTGCTGATCTACGCCGCGCTGGATGGCTGGCGCCGCCAGATGGTGCAGCATGGACATGAATTACTCAGTGCCGCACTGGATTTGGCTGCCGATGTGCGAGACCGGATCGCCCGCATCCCCGACGTGGTGGTTCTCGAGGACGAGCTGCTCGGGGTGGAGGCGTCGCACGACCTGGACCGCCTGCAAGTGCTGGTGGACGTGTCGGCGACAGGCACATCGGGGTATCAGGCTCGCGACTGGCTGCGCGAGCACCGCTACCTCGACGTGGGCCTGGCCGATCACCGGCGGATCTTGGCGACCTTGTCCTTCGCCGACGACCAACGCAGCGCCGACCGCCTGGTCGATGCGTTGGCGGCCTGGCGAGAAGCGGTCGACTCGTTTGCCCGTCCACCGCAGGTGCGGCTCCCGACGCCTGACGAGCTGCAGCTGGAGAACGTGATGCTTCCCCGGGATGCGTTCTTCGGTCCCACCGAGCTCGTCGCCGCGCAGAAGGCGGCGGGCCGGATCGCCGCCGAACAGATCACGCCTTATCCGCCCGGCATTCCCGTGGTGGTGCCCGGCGAACGGCTCAACGACGCCGTCATCGAATTTCTGCGCACGGGCCTGCACGCCGGCATGCCGTTGCCCGACTGCGCGGACCCGCAATTGCAACAGATCCGCGTCGTGGCGTGA
- a CDS encoding type II toxin-antitoxin system Rv0910 family toxin has translation MARVEVSTSSDLEPQAAWKLASDLNRFGDWMTIFAGWRSPVPSRIEEGTCVASCIKVKGFRNVVHWTVTRYDEPHEIELKGRGRGGIRIAVTMTVRDNDPGSTFHLTAELKGGLLNGPIGRLVARVLKSDVRRSIDNLAALQ, from the coding sequence GTGGCACGAGTGGAGGTTTCGACGTCGTCCGACCTCGAACCGCAGGCGGCGTGGAAGCTGGCCAGCGACTTGAACCGGTTCGGTGACTGGATGACGATCTTCGCCGGTTGGCGCAGCCCCGTCCCGTCCCGCATCGAGGAGGGCACCTGCGTGGCGTCGTGCATCAAGGTGAAGGGCTTTCGCAACGTCGTGCACTGGACGGTGACCCGCTACGACGAGCCGCACGAGATCGAGCTGAAAGGCCGTGGCCGAGGCGGGATCCGGATCGCGGTGACGATGACCGTCCGCGACAACGATCCGGGGTCCACCTTTCACCTGACCGCCGAACTCAAGGGCGGGCTGCTCAACGGGCCGATCGGGCGGCTGGTGGCCCGGGTGCTGAAGTCCGACGTGCGCCGGTCGATCGACAATCTGGCCGCATTGCAATGA
- a CDS encoding NAD(P)/FAD-dependent oxidoreductase produces the protein MTSVVIVGSGFTGFECARRLARKLGKRDVDITIISPVDYMLYTPLLPDVAGGVVDARFVTIPLAGTLNGVRKVRGRVESVDLDRHTLTFTDLEQRPGELSWDRLVLTPGSVTRLFDIPGLATYARGLKSVAEALYLRDHVLEQFELSCLESDDDRAQARRTIVVVGASYSGTELTAQLRALADAAAKHMDFEPGDVKFLLLDLAEQVMPEVGEKLGDKAMRVLRRRGVDVRLGVTLREVHPDYVVLSDGSRVNTHTVAWVTGVTAAPLIETLGLPTEKGRLKVQTDLQVPDHPEVFAAGDTAAVPDVTQPGKITPPTAQHAIRQGKVLAHNVAASLGYGKPKQYKHRNMGLVVDLGPRSAVANPLGVHLSGYPAKLVTRGYHLYAIPRFVNRWAVSLAYLTDMFFARTLVSMGLSTQSDAEFSTSEGIPLPKTG, from the coding sequence ATGACGTCCGTCGTGATCGTGGGAAGTGGCTTCACCGGTTTCGAGTGCGCGCGCCGACTGGCCCGCAAGCTGGGCAAACGCGATGTCGACATCACGATCATTTCGCCCGTCGACTACATGCTCTACACGCCGCTGCTGCCCGATGTGGCGGGCGGTGTCGTCGACGCGCGGTTCGTCACTATCCCGTTGGCCGGCACGCTGAATGGTGTGCGCAAGGTGCGGGGACGCGTCGAAAGTGTCGACCTTGACCGCCACACCCTCACCTTCACCGATCTCGAGCAGCGGCCCGGCGAGCTGTCCTGGGATCGGCTGGTGCTCACCCCGGGATCGGTCACCCGGTTATTCGATATCCCCGGGTTAGCCACGTATGCAAGGGGTTTGAAGTCCGTCGCCGAAGCGCTCTACCTTCGCGACCACGTCCTCGAGCAATTCGAGCTGTCCTGTCTGGAATCCGACGACGACCGGGCACAGGCGCGGCGCACGATCGTGGTCGTCGGCGCGTCATACTCCGGAACCGAGCTCACCGCACAACTGCGCGCACTGGCCGACGCCGCTGCCAAGCACATGGATTTCGAACCGGGCGACGTGAAGTTTCTGCTGCTGGACCTCGCGGAACAGGTGATGCCCGAAGTCGGAGAAAAGCTGGGGGACAAGGCGATGCGGGTGCTGCGGCGTCGCGGTGTGGACGTGCGTCTGGGCGTGACGCTGCGAGAGGTGCATCCCGACTACGTGGTCCTCAGCGACGGGTCGCGGGTCAACACCCACACCGTGGCGTGGGTGACCGGGGTGACGGCCGCGCCGCTCATCGAGACGCTCGGCCTGCCGACCGAGAAGGGCCGCTTGAAGGTGCAGACCGATTTACAGGTTCCCGACCACCCGGAGGTCTTCGCCGCCGGGGACACGGCCGCGGTTCCCGACGTGACTCAACCGGGCAAGATCACCCCGCCCACCGCCCAGCACGCGATCCGTCAGGGCAAGGTTCTGGCCCACAACGTCGCCGCCAGTCTCGGCTACGGCAAGCCGAAGCAGTACAAGCACCGAAACATGGGCCTGGTCGTCGATCTCGGGCCGCGCAGCGCCGTCGCCAACCCGCTGGGCGTGCACCTGTCGGGATACCCGGCGAAGTTGGTCACCCGCGGCTATCACCTCTACGCCATACCGCGATTCGTCAACCGGTGGGCGGTGTCGCTGGCGTATCTGACCGACATGTTCTTCGCCCGCACGCTGGTGTCGATGGGCCTGTCGACGCAAAGCGACGCCGAATTCTCCACCAGCGAAGGCATCCCGCTGCCGAAGACCGGCTGA
- a CDS encoding glycosyltransferase gives MKFALASYGSRGDVEPFAAVGRELRRRGHDVCMAAPPHMLGIVESAGLAPVAYGPSPQAHHAQNPLAMIGELMDHVSQALAASGATLTRLAEDADLLLTGTSEQGLAANVAERFGIPLATLHFFPAPVSASGLPFDDLTAQADEAQRRALGLPAGQPARGPSLEIQAYDKLCFPDLAAEWARGGNRRPFVGALTLELPTEADDEVLAWIAGGTPPIYFGFGSSVRLAAAADTVAVIGEACAQLGERALICSGASEFSEIPQFEHVKIADTVNHGAVLPACRAVVHHGGAGTTAAGMRAGVPALILWRWLDQPIWADVVTRLKIGSGHQLSDTTLESLVADLRSLLTPQCIARAREVATQLTTPDESVALAADLLEDTANAAGVPAESRSR, from the coding sequence ATGAAATTTGCGTTGGCAAGCTACGGAAGCCGCGGCGACGTCGAGCCGTTCGCCGCGGTGGGGCGCGAGCTACGGCGCCGCGGGCACGACGTGTGCATGGCCGCCCCGCCGCACATGCTCGGCATCGTCGAGTCGGCCGGGCTTGCCCCGGTCGCCTACGGGCCGAGCCCGCAGGCGCACCACGCCCAGAATCCGCTCGCCATGATCGGCGAGCTGATGGACCACGTCAGCCAGGCTCTGGCGGCGTCGGGCGCGACGCTGACGCGGCTGGCAGAGGATGCCGACCTGCTGTTGACCGGCACGAGCGAGCAGGGACTGGCCGCCAATGTCGCGGAGCGCTTCGGCATTCCGCTGGCCACGCTGCATTTCTTCCCCGCGCCGGTGTCGGCGTCCGGGCTGCCCTTCGACGACTTGACAGCACAGGCGGACGAAGCTCAACGCCGCGCACTGGGGCTGCCGGCGGGGCAGCCGGCGCGGGGCCCGTCGCTGGAGATCCAGGCCTACGACAAGCTGTGTTTTCCCGATTTGGCTGCCGAGTGGGCGAGAGGCGGTAACCGACGACCCTTCGTCGGCGCGTTGACGCTGGAGTTGCCCACCGAGGCCGACGACGAGGTCTTGGCGTGGATCGCCGGGGGGACACCGCCCATCTACTTCGGCTTTGGCAGCAGCGTGCGGCTGGCAGCTGCCGCCGATACGGTCGCCGTGATCGGCGAGGCATGCGCGCAGCTGGGCGAGCGAGCGTTGATTTGCTCTGGGGCAAGCGAATTCAGCGAAATTCCGCAATTCGAACACGTCAAGATTGCCGACACAGTCAACCACGGGGCCGTCCTGCCGGCGTGCCGGGCCGTCGTCCATCATGGCGGTGCCGGCACCACCGCGGCAGGCATGCGGGCCGGAGTCCCGGCGTTGATCCTCTGGCGCTGGCTCGATCAACCGATCTGGGCCGACGTGGTTACACGCCTGAAAATCGGTTCCGGACACCAGCTTTCGGACACTACGCTGGAATCGCTGGTGGCGGACCTGCGATCACTCCTTACACCGCAATGCATCGCCAGGGCCCGCGAGGTGGCCACCCAGTTGACAACACCCGACGAAAGCGTCGCTCTGGCAGCCGATCTACTCGAAGATACGGCTAACGCAGCCGGCGTGCCGGCCGAGTCTCGATCGCGTTGA